The Anaerolineae bacterium genome includes a region encoding these proteins:
- a CDS encoding diacylglycerol kinase family lipid kinase encodes MANHPYRSIEVIINPAAGVDEPILKPLNTVFQRHGVDWNVSITKKAGDGRRLARRAVEQGADLVAVYGGDGTVMEVAGGLVGTNVPLALLPGGTGNVVAVELNIPRELEQAAELIFQPGHRLRQVDMGQIGEHYFMLRASVGFEAAVVRKTTRDLKDRFGLLAYGFAVLEALSEPLHAHYQLVIDGQEIETEGFSLLIANVGSLGRLNLVLNSSVKPDDGLLDVMMLNTRPETLVSIAASVIQLDNFTAALQHWQAREVSVRSRPQQQVQGDGELFGDTPFTARIVPGAVQVIVPGSTAR; translated from the coding sequence ATGGCTAACCATCCCTATCGATCGATTGAGGTCATTATCAACCCGGCTGCCGGTGTGGACGAGCCGATTCTCAAGCCACTGAACACGGTCTTTCAAAGACATGGCGTAGATTGGAACGTCTCCATCACCAAAAAAGCTGGCGATGGCCGGCGGCTGGCCCGCCGGGCCGTCGAACAGGGCGCTGATCTGGTGGCGGTCTACGGTGGTGATGGCACGGTGATGGAGGTCGCTGGCGGCCTGGTGGGGACAAATGTGCCGCTAGCTCTTCTGCCGGGTGGGACCGGCAACGTGGTGGCGGTCGAACTGAACATCCCCCGTGAACTGGAACAGGCCGCTGAACTGATCTTCCAGCCGGGCCACCGGTTGCGCCAGGTCGATATGGGCCAGATCGGGGAGCACTACTTCATGCTGCGAGCTAGCGTCGGCTTTGAGGCGGCTGTCGTCCGCAAGACCACGCGTGATCTCAAGGATCGCTTTGGTCTGCTGGCCTATGGTTTCGCTGTCCTGGAGGCGCTCAGCGAACCTCTGCACGCCCACTACCAGCTGGTGATCGACGGGCAGGAGATCGAGACGGAAGGCTTTTCCCTGCTGATCGCCAATGTGGGCAGCCTGGGGCGGCTGAACCTGGTGCTTAACTCGTCGGTCAAGCCGGATGATGGGCTGCTGGATGTGATGATGCTCAACACCAGGCCGGAAACCCTGGTCTCCATCGCCGCCAGTGTCATCCAGCTGGACAACTTCACTGCTGCCCTGCAACACTGGCAGGCGCGCGAGGTCAGCGTCAGGAGCAGGCCGCAGCAACAGGTTCAGGGGGATGGCGAACTGTTTGGCGACACCCCCTTTACGGCGCGGATTGTGCCTGGCGCGGTGCAGGTGATCGTGCCCGGCTCTACCGCCCGTTGA